In a single window of the Acyrthosiphon pisum isolate AL4f chromosome X, pea_aphid_22Mar2018_4r6ur, whole genome shotgun sequence genome:
- the LOC100164796 gene encoding uncharacterized protein LOC100164796: MSSTYVFALSLVCVASAVIGITASVPPPPPPQGQQQSPPQQQPRQEDGAGSTGFGAVLWSVLDDCFGDGDSAEPATVCLKSKALTALDRALGKPAVTVADGVTLTARAGKSLAVDPQADRADHAALDAAPDADSKNALLDDMLANRMDRLMSTRTIVLDGAGQEGRKKKDKAMQQAMMMAGMMAAGVMGPMALKIIALMAGKALLLSKIALLLSGLMMLKNLFQPQQMSGHNTELISSGHHYGRSIDAHHAAYSGQIQ, translated from the exons ATGTCGTCGACGTACGTGTTCGCGCTGTCGTTGGTTTGCGTCGCCTCGGCCGTTATCGGTATCACCGCTTccgtgccgccgccgccgccgccacaggGACAACAACAATCACCACCACAACAACAGCCACGGCAAGAGGACGGCGCGGGCTCGACGGGATTCGGCGCGGTCCTGTGGTCGGTGCTGGACGACTGTTTCGGTGACGGCGACTCGGCCGAACCGGCCACAGTGTGCCTCAAGTCAAAAGCGCTAACGGCCCTTGACCGTGCACTCGGCAAGCCCGCGGTGACCGTCGCGGACGGCGTGACCCTGACCGCTAGGGCTGGCAAGTCGTTGGCCGTCGATCCACAAGCCGACCGGGCCGACCACGCCGCCCTGGACGCCGCGCCGGACGCCGACAGCAAGAACGCTCTGCTGGACGACATGCTGGCCAACCGCATGGACAGACTCATGTCAACCAGGACCATCGTGCTGGATGGGGCCGGTCAAGAAG GTCGCAAAAAGAAGGACAAGGCCATGCAACAGGCCATGATGATGGCCGGCATGATGGCTGCCGGCGTCATGGGCCCGATGGCGTTGAAAATTATCGCCCTGATGGCCGGCAAGGCACTGTTGCTGAGCAAAATCGCCCTGCTCCTGTCCGGTTTGATGATGCTCAAGAACCTGTTCCAACCACAGCAGATGAGCGGACACAATACCGAGTTGATCTCATCCGGCCACCATTACGGCCGCAGCATCGACGCCCACCACGCGGCGTATTCGGGCCAAATTCAATAg